In Zingiber officinale cultivar Zhangliang chromosome 1A, Zo_v1.1, whole genome shotgun sequence, a genomic segment contains:
- the LOC122016214 gene encoding trans-cinnamate 4-monooxygenase-like, which translates to MDLVFAEKALLGLFAAVTLAIVVSKLCGKRFKLPPGPRPVPIFGNWLQVGDDLNHRMLTGMAKRFGDIFHLLMGVRNLVVVSSPELAREVLHAQGVEFGSRTRNVVLDIFTGKGQDMVFTVYGDHWRKMRRIMTVPFFTNKVVQQNREGWEEEIRLLVEELRRNPKAAKEGVVIRRRLQLMMYNNMFRIMFDRRFESEDNPLFNKLKAINFERSRLSQSFEFNYGDFIPVLRPFLRGYLNRCREVKERRLRLFHEQFVAERKKMMEEQGSKFELKCAMDHILDAERRGEINYDNVLYIVENINVAALETTLWSIEWGIAELVNHPAIQIKLRRELDAVLGSAQLTEPDLVRLPYLNAVVKETLRLRMAIPLLVPHMNLHDAKLAGFDVPAESKILVNAWWLANNPALWKDPEQFRPERFLQEEAGVEANGNDFRFLPFGVGRRSCPGIVLALPIIGISLGCLVHNFELLPPPGKDRVDMAEKAGQFSLQIMTHSTVVCKPTKL; encoded by the exons ATGGATTTGGTCTTCGCGGAGAAGGCCCTTCTGGGGCTGTTCGCGGCCGTGACGCTGGCGATCGTGGTGTCGAAGCTGTGCGGCAAGCGGTTCAAGCTGCCGCCGGGGCCGCGCCCGGTGCCAATCTTCGGGAATTGGCTCCAGGTCGGCGACGACCTCAACCATCGCATGCTCACCGGCATGGCCAAACGCTTCGGCGACATCTTCCACCTGCTCATGGGCGTCCGCAATCTGGTGGTCGTCTCCTCACCCGAGCTCGCCCGCGAGGTCCTCCACGCACAGGGCGTCGAGTTCGGCTCCCGCACCCGCAACGTCGTCCTCGATATCTTCACCGGAAAGGGACAGGACATGGTCTTCACTGTCTACGGCGACCACTGGCGCAAGATGCGCCGCATCATGACCGTCCCCTTCTTCACCAACAAG GTGGTGCAGCAGAACAGAGAGGGGTGGGAGGAGGAGATACGGCTGTTGGTGGAGGAGCTGAGGAGAAACCCGAAGGCGGCCAAAGAGGGGGTGGTGATCCGGCGACGCCTCCAGCTGATGATGTACAACAACATGTTCCGGATCATGTTCGACAGGCGGTTCGAGAGCGAGGATAATCCCCTGTTCAACAAGCTGAAGGCGATCAACTTCGAGCGGAGCCGTCTGTCTCAGAGCTTCGAGTTTAACTACGGCGACTTCATCCCAGTGCTGAGGCCCTTCTTGAGGGGATACCTCAACAGGTGCAGGGAGGTGAAGGAACGCCGGTTGCGACTCTTCCATGAGCAGTTCGTCGCCGAGAGGAA GAAGATGATGGAGGAGCAGGGATCGAAGTTTGAGCTCAAATGCGCAATGGATCACATATTGGACGCGGAGAGGAGAGGCGAGATCAACTACGACAACGTCCTTTACATCGTCGAGAACATCAACGTCGCCG CGTTGGAGACTACCCTGTGGTCGATCGAATGGGGCATCGCGGAGCTGGTGAACCACCCGGCGATCCAGATCAAGCTCCGGCGAGAGCTCGACGCCGTCCTGGGGTCGGCCCAGCTGACGGAGCCCGACCTCGTCCGCCTCCCTTACCTCAACGCGGTGGTGAAGGAGACCCTCCGGCTGCGGATGGCCATCCCTCTCCTGGTCCCCCACATGAACCTGCACGACGCCAAGCTCGCCGGCTTCGACGTCCCCGCCGAGAGCAAGATCCTGGTCAACGCCTGGTGGCTGGCCAACAACCCGGCCCTGTGGAAGGACCCCGAGCAGTTCCGGCCGGAGCGGTTCCTGCAGGAGGAGGCCGGCGTGGAGGCCAACGGCAACGACTTCCGTTTCCTGCCCTTCGGAGTTGGCCGGCGAAGCTGTCCCGGAATCGTCCTCGCCCTGCCCATCATCGGCATCTCCCTGGGCTGTCTCGTCCACAACTTCGAGCTACTGCCACCGCCAGGAAAGGACAGGGTGGACATGGCGGAGAAGGCAGGCCAGTTCAGCCTCCAGATCATGACGCACTCCACCGTCGTCTGCAAGCCCACGAAGCTGTGA